TTCTGACAAAGCTCGAGTCATATCTGTATCGATAAACCCTGGCGCAATCGTATTAACTGTAATATTTTTAGAACCAACTTCTCGTGCGAGAGATTTGCTGAAGCCGATAATCCCAGCTTTCGCAGCTGCATAGTTGGTTTGTCCTGCATTCCCCATCACACCGACAACAGAGGCGATGTTGATGATAGCACCACCTTTTGCCTTCATCATGCCACGAAGACACGCTTTAGACATACGATAAACTGAGTTCAGGTTTGTTTGGATAATATCATCCCACTCTTCATCTTTCATGCGCATCAACAAGTTGTCTCTTGTGATCCCCGCATTATTCACCAAAATGGTTGGGACACCGAACTTCTCGGCTACTTCAGTCAAAACCGAATTAATCATTTCCGGTTGAGTAACGTTCAAACACATACCTGCACCCGCTGCACCCGCCTCTTTCAGATATTCCGAAATAGCGTTTGCACCAGATTCAGAAGTTGCTGTTCCGATAACAGTTGCACCATTTGCTGCTAAGTCCAATGCAATGGCTTTTCCAATCCCTCTGCTTGCACCCGTTACAAAAGCAATCTTTCCAGTTAACATACCCTTTCCTCAGTTCAAATTTGATATCGCAATTTTAATGTATTGAAATTGAAATGAATCAAATTTTTTAATTTTATCTATTCTCTTAAAAATTAAACGTCTTGTTACAGCGCTTCCAATGCTTTGGCAACTGAATCCGCATCGTAAACAGCCATGATTCCCATGCCCTTATCAATACGACGATTCAACCCCATCAAAACTTTGCCTGGCCCTAATTCGAATAGCTTTTCAACACCATTGGCTTTCATCACCTCCACAGTTTTAACCCACTGAACCGGACGATACAACTGCTCAACCAATGCTTGCTTAATAGCTGCAGCATCTGAAAAAGACTGGACACTAGCATTGTGAATAACAGGAACCGATGGCGCGTTAAATTCCATTGCCGCCAAGGTTTCACTCAACGCATCTGCGGCGGGCTTCATCAAAGAACAATGAGAAGGCACACTAACCGCCAATGGAACAACACGCTTTGCCCCAGCTTCTTCAAAAAGAGGCAAAGCAGTATCAACAGCGGCCTTAGCACCTGCAATCACCACTTGACCTGGAGAATTAAAGTTAACTGCTTCAACCACTCCATCAACTTTGGCGCAGATATCAATAATCTGCTGGTCTTCCAAGCCCAATATAGCTGCCATCGCACCTTCACCGGCAGGCACTGCAGCCTGCATCAGGCGACCACGAGTTTCAACCAGCTTTACGCCCTGAGCAATATCTAACACTCCCGCGGCTACCAAAGCCGTATATTCACCCAAAGAGTGCCCCGCCATATAAGCCGGTGCAACGTTTTTGACTGCTTCTAATACACGATAAGTCGCAATCCCTGCCGTCAACATAGCTGGCTGAGTAACATCCGTCTGATTCAACTTTTCTTCCGGACCATCTTGCGTTACTTGCCACAAGTCATAACCAAGCGCATCTGACGCTTCCTCAAATGTTGACTTAACAATTGGGTAGTGAGCAGCCATATCAGCCATCATTCCAATCGATTGGGATCCTTGTCCAGGAAACACAAATGCATATGACATAATGAATTGAACCTTTAAACGTTAAATTAGTTTCGCGCGAATTATATTTGGGATATTAATACTTGATTAGTGCAGAGCCCCAGGTAAACCCACCGCCAAACGCTTCTAACAAAAGTGTTTGCCCACGTTGAATCCTTCCATCTCTGACCGCTTCGTTTAATGCAAGCGGAATGGAAGCACCTGAGGTATTTGCATGTTTGTTGACTGTAATCACCGTTTGGTCATCACTCAGATTTAGCTTTTTCGCTGTTGCTTTAATGATGCGTAGGTTCGCTTGATGCGGAACCAACCAATCCAAATCGGCTTTTGAAATATTATTGGCTTCTAAAGTCTCTTTAGCAATGCTACTTAAAGTATTGACTGCAATCTTAAAGACTTCATTACCCTTCATATGCATCGTGCGCTCGGAAATATCGTCC
This portion of the Hydrogenovibrio marinus genome encodes:
- the fabG gene encoding 3-oxoacyl-ACP reductase FabG, translating into MLTGKIAFVTGASRGIGKAIALDLAANGATVIGTATSESGANAISEYLKEAGAAGAGMCLNVTQPEMINSVLTEVAEKFGVPTILVNNAGITRDNLLMRMKDEEWDDIIQTNLNSVYRMSKACLRGMMKAKGGAIINIASVVGVMGNAGQTNYAAAKAGIIGFSKSLAREVGSKNITVNTIAPGFIDTDMTRALSEEQRESLTQQIPLKRLGSPEDIAKSVTFLASEGGSYITGQTLNVNGGMYMI
- the fabD gene encoding ACP S-malonyltransferase yields the protein MSYAFVFPGQGSQSIGMMADMAAHYPIVKSTFEEASDALGYDLWQVTQDGPEEKLNQTDVTQPAMLTAGIATYRVLEAVKNVAPAYMAGHSLGEYTALVAAGVLDIAQGVKLVETRGRLMQAAVPAGEGAMAAILGLEDQQIIDICAKVDGVVEAVNFNSPGQVVIAGAKAAVDTALPLFEEAGAKRVVPLAVSVPSHCSLMKPAADALSETLAAMEFNAPSVPVIHNASVQSFSDAAAIKQALVEQLYRPVQWVKTVEVMKANGVEKLFELGPGKVLMGLNRRIDKGMGIMAVYDADSVAKALEAL